The genomic stretch gtgtgtgtgtgtgtgtgtgtgtgtgtgtgtgtgtgtgtgtgtgtgtgtgtgtgtctgtgtgtgtgtgtgtgtgtgtgtgtgtgtgtctgtgtgtatgtgtgtgtgtgtgtgtgtgtctctgtgtgtatgtgtgtgtgtgtgtgtctgtgtctctgtgtgtgtgtgtctgtgtgtgtgtgtgtgtgtgtctgtgtatgtgtgtatgtgtgtgtgtttctgtgtgtgtgtgtgtctgggtgtgtgtgtatgtgtgtgtgtgtgtctctgtgtgtgtgtgtgtgtgtgtgtgtatatatgtgtgtgtgtgtgcatgacttacgttaattaatgcatcaattaaggtgtttccatccaagatttctgatttattaatgatgtccatgtcttgtgtgtgtgtgtgtgtgtctgtgtgtgtgtgtttgtctctgtgtgtgtgtgtgtgtgtgttgagtgtgtgtgtgtctctgtgtgtttgtgtttgtgtgtgtgtgtgtgtgtgtgtgtgtgtgttctcacccTTGAGGTCTCCGGTGTCGGTGAAGGCCTGGATGTTTCCGATCTGGTACAGCGGGCCCCCGTTCCACCACGCGGTGTCGGGCAGATCTCTGCAGCGCGGCGCCTGCAGGATGATCAGCACGGCCCCCCCCAACATCCCCAACCAGCCGAGCCAGAAGACCACCAGCAATGCCCAGCGGGTCCTCACCCAGctggggagacacacacacacacacacagagacacacacacacacacacacacagagacacacacacacacacacacagacagagacacacacacacacacacacagacagagacacacacacacacacacacacacacacacacacacacacacagacacacacacacagacagagacacacacagacagagacacacacacacacacaccgagacgcacacacacacacacacacacacacacacacacacacacacaccgagacgcgcacacacacacacacacacacacacacacacacagacacacacagagacacacacacacacagagacagacacacacacacagacagagacacacacacacacagacatacacacacacacacacacacacagacagagacagacacacagacacagacagagacacacacacacacagacatacacacacacacacacacagagagaaaacacacacacacaacacacacagacacacagagacacagagacacacacacacaacacacagacagagacacacacaggacagaacacacacacacagagacacagagagacacacacacacacacacacacagagacacacacacacagacaaagacacacacacacacagacagagacacacacacacacacacacacatacacacaagagacacagagacacacacaacacacacatagacacaacacaaaaaacacagagacacacaatacacacacagacagagacacagacatagacagaccacacacacacagagacacagacagagatacacacacaagatagacacatacacatagagataaacaataacacacagacatagaacACAccatacaacacaaacacaacatagagacacaacacacacacacagacagacacacacacacacacacacacacacatggacaactCTGTCACTGTTGCTGTCCTTCAATTAGCTTATAACAGTTTAAACttagatactgtgtgtgtggttgtgtgtgtgtgtacacgcgcgcgtgtgtgtgtgcgcgtctcggtgtgtgcgtgtctcggtgtgtgtgtgtgtgtgcgtctcggtgtgtgtgtgtgtgtgtgtgtgtgtgtgtctgtgtgtgtacatgcacgCGTGTGCgcgtctcggtgtgtgtgtgtgtgtgtgcgcgtctcggtgtgtgtgtgtgtgtgtgttttgtgtgtgtgtgtgtgtgtgtgtgcgcgtctcggtgtgtgtgtgtgtgtgtgtgtgtgtgtgcgcgtctcggtgtgtgtgtgtgtgtgtgtgtgtgtgtgtgtgtgtgtgtgtgtgtgtgtgtgtgtgtgtgtgtgtgtgtgtgtgtgtgtgtgtgtgtgtgtgtgtgtgtgtgtgtgtgtatccgggCCTCCTCCTCACCCCGGAGTCCCGGCCACCCTCATCAGCTCCTCTTTGTTCAGCCCGGTGAATTTCacctcctccgcctcctcctctTCGGGCATCTTCAGCTTCACGGAGCCGTTCTCCGCCGCCGAGGGCGCCTCCCCGCCGGCAGACGGAGCGTCCTCGGCCAGGTCTCCTCCTCCGGTCATCGGCAGCTTCTCCTGCTCCTCCTGGTCCAGATCCGCCTCGCTTACGTCGGCCTCCGTCGCATCAGCATCCCCGGAAACCTGAGCGGGATCCTCCGCCGCCTCCTTCGGCTCAGCATCTTTGGTTTCATCCGCAGCATCCTTCAGATCCACGTTCGTCTCCTCCGTGTTCATACCGGCGAGATCCGTTAATGTTCCGGTAAATAACCCAATAAAAGACTCACAGGGCTGTTCGGTTCTGCACCGTCACTCGGTCTCCTAAAATCTgtcttgtctgtgtctgtccgtCTGACCGCAACGCTGCAGCTAATGATGCGTTCAAGTCCATCGGAAATATGGGAACTATATGTGCTGAGAGTCTCCTCTCAGCACATATTGGGATTATTTTGGGCTGCATTCAACAATAAATTGCTTTGAAAACAACATGAGCAACAACaaactatatatacacacactgaaatgataaaagagaattaaaaactacaatcaatTGGCCCAATAGACACATTGAGTTTAGTAGGCATAGTAGAGACCACGACCAAGACCacgatttaggtgccaccctgatccaaggaaaactgcgagGCGAGAAAACATAAGGTATAGTCatcaaggttataatcgttaacgaaaacgaacgaaataacgaaaactaggtgggaaaaaacattgtcgttaactggaatgaaaataaaaacgaggcatcACAAGAAacgataactaaactaaaacggtaatgtctgtttgcaaaactaactaagataaaataaaataatcaagtaaatgtccttagttttcgtctttgtagatgtctttcacagagcaaaGACCTGTTTTATTCAGTCTATGCCGTAGACGTGTTTACGGtagtttccgactgggaacccagaaattccgacattccacgtcaaattgaacacaacatgtccGTGCCCGTCGCCTGGCATCATGGCGGTACCGAAAGTCGGAAGAAAGCggcagagtcctatttgattatATGAAAAAGCAAGTGCCTCGCAGGGGAAGGTGAAATAagtggacaatttattaaaggtcccatgacatggtgctctttatgcttttatatagaccttagtggtccctaatactgtatctgaagtctcttttatatagaccttagtggtcccctaatactgtatctgaagtctcttttatatagaccttagtggtcccctaatactgtatctgaagtctcttttatataggccttagtggtcccctaatactgtatctgaagtctcttttatatagaccttagtggtcctctaatactggaccaactgccactttgctcgtttgaaagccatgatgtctctctctctctctcatgggtgggccaaattctctgggcgggaaaagcagagaaaggggaggtaaccttgctccttatgacctcataaggagaagattcctgattggcccatctgagctttcattttctcaaaggcagagcaggatacccagggcttggtttacacctatcaccatttctagccactggggtccataggcaggctgggggaactcatattaatgttaaaaaaaactcataaagtgacattttcatgccatgggacctttaatgtagaGAATTGAGTTATGTTTTATTTGGGGGATGTAATAATTCTGGTCCACTCCAgtaggtggcggtaatgcacttTAAATGATAGTTGCCAGCTGCCAACAAACAGAagacatttctaaaataaagtaataCCCCATAGATCTGTGAAGAGTAATCGAGTGATGACTCATCCAGGAAGtaatggttagttgcagccatTGACATCAACACAGTCTGGACCAATAGACCCGAGTCTCTgtacgagaccagtgaaggatgtcagaagtctctttcccggtgctggctgagcgttactgagcagcctccagctgagcttgaagacgtagatgtgacgtgagcaacctgtctgaaagtgtgaagtcttctggtagctgtgccgagagaaatctcaatcattcccaatcttacagagacggagagcgtaggtatatgtaaggagataacatagacacaggctaattactgatcactaacatgctagctaacattagtcattaaacctaaacagataatggaagtccaaactgcctgtgagcttctcctgtactatacggtaattcctctactgtgtgacagtaagtctcgtggttatgacccaatcgttagcctattgttataaaaggcgcctgctacggagccataacgtgagctacaaggtaatggagccttttataacgtttgtcgtgtttctttagaaataaacaacggacaaatagagtctttaaacgcttcagatgtaaagttattctctgtcaaagtgacgtcagaatgaatgggagtcaatgggatgctaacgggaggtgatggcttggtagcatcaaaatggcgccataggaggtttgagttctgaagcgaagcttacccccttggtcacAACtctatgttaagccccgcccactgactctatacacgatgcgATTGGCCTGATTAGAGTTTGGTTTGACCCTGgctgcgtctagatttctagctTTCTAACTTTATGTGTAACTAACAGGAGAAAAGTTCCACTTCCTGACAGGAACACCTCTAGATTACCCATCAGCCCCGGCTGCATTTACCTTTGACACAGTTTGATCAGGGTCACCTTTAATAAGTACGTAAGTTGCAGAAACCCAATAAAGATATCTGAGAAAAAAGGTGGAatcatgtttttctttaattttatatCACAAGAACCAAAGTGTgtcgagctgctgctgctgtttctaaGATAGAGAATCATCATTCAACCTCTTTATCAACTTTTATTAACTCAAAACTGACTGATTGTTAATAACAAACGAATGAAGTTGagactgtgtgtgagagagaaagactgtgtgtgtgtgtagtgtgtgtctgtgtgtgtgtgagagactgtgtatgtgtgtgtgtgagactgtgtatgtgtgtgtgtgagagactgtgtgtctgtgtgtgtgtgtgtgtatgtgtgtgtgtgagagactgtgtatgtgtgtgtgtgagagactgtgtgtctgtgtgtgtgtgtgtgtgtgtgtgagagactgtgtgtctgtgtgtatgtgtgtgtgagagactgtgtgtgtgtgtgtctgtgtgtgtgtgtgtgtgtatgtgtgtgtgtgagagacactgtgtgtctgtgtgtgtgtgtgtgtgtgagagactgtgtctgtgtctgtgtgagagactgtgtgtgtgtgtgtgtgtgtgtgtgtgtgtggagagagactgtgtgtctgtgtgtgtgtgagagactgtgtgtgtgtgtgtgtgtgtgtgtgagtgagagactgtgtgtgtgtgtgtgtgtgagagactgtgtgtgtgtgtgtgagagagactgtgtgtgtgtgtgtgtgagagactgtgtgtgtgtgtgtgtgtgtgtgtgtgtgagagagagactgtgtgtgtgtgagagagacgtgtgtgtgtgtgtgtgtgtgtgtgtgtctgtgtgtgtgtgagagagactgtgtgtgtgtgagtgagagagagactgtgtgtgtctgtgtgtgtgtgtgtgtgtgtgtgtgtgtgtgtgagagagagactgtgtgtgtctgtctgtgtgtctctgtctgtgtgtgtgtctgtctgtctgtgtgtgtgtctctgcctgttgtgtgtgtctgtctgtgtgtgtctgtctgtgtgtctctgtctgtgtgtgtgagcaggtgAGAAGACGCAGTAATAAAGTCTAAGATTTTTGGCTTTTTcgataaactaaacatgtccggccctggacacacacacacacacacacacacacacacacacacacacacacacacacacacacacacacacacacacacacacacacacacacacacacacacacacacacacacacacacacacacacacacacacacacacacacacacacagctaaagtTGAGTTCGACCCCTCCCCCTCTGCTGTAGGCACTGTGGAAACTGTctgtagtctttttttttttgggagtcAGTTCTTCCAGAAGTTTGGGTTCTGGCTCATCCTGCGCTGGAAGTTTTCGTACCACTTGAGGAGGCAGCCGGACGGGACGAACGTCTCCGAGGGGTTCGGCGCCATCTGGGCCTGCGAGACGGCGAAGGACGCGGCGAAGTTGTACAGGCTGTCCAGCATCTTCTGGGTGAACAGCAGGAAGGAGTCCACGGTCGCCACGGCAGCGCTGGAGACGGGGATCTGCTGGGCCAGCTGATCCAGAGCCTCCACCGACACTCCCACCTGCAGGGGGGGAGGggactactcaagtactgcacttaAGTACACATGTtggggtacttgtactttactgtaCTTAGGGTaaaatctccctctctctcttcctctctctctctctctctccctccctctctctgtctcttctctctccctccctccctctctctctctctccctctgtctgtctctccctcccactgtctctctctctccatctctccctccctgtctctccctctctgtgtctgtctccccccctccactccctctctctctctccctctccctccttgtctctccctccctccatctctccctctctctgtctcctccctctctctctctccctccatctctccctctctctgtctctccctctctgtgtctgtctctccctccctctccctccctgtctctctctccctctgtctccccctctgtgtctctccctccctctctcattccttctgtctctccctctctgtctgtctttctgtctctccctccctctctccctccctctgtctctctctctctctccctctctctctctctctctctctctccctccctctgtctcctctctccctctgtctgtctctctccctctctctttcctcctctgtctctctctctctctttctccctccctctgtctctctctctctctctccctccctgtctgtctgttcctccctcctctctccctccctctgtctctctctccctctgtctctctctctcccctctctctctgtcctctctctctctctctctctctccctccctctctctctctctctctccctccctctctctctctctctctctctctctccctctctctctctctctctctctctccctccatctctccctctgcctcccccTCTCTGAGAGTCAGAAGTCAGAGTTGTGGTAATATAGAccatttaacattttctttacattttctttttaaataaatagttaCTTATTAATTATTTACCCTTTTTATAACTTGGGCCCCTGCCCTGCGAAACGTCTATGCTCGTCCCTGCTGAGTGTGTGACTTTCTTCTTATCAAACTTTATATTTAGTGTGTTTGGACACACGGGACAGCTGACACACCGACCTGAGCCAccgagggagacagagaggaggcgGCCATCATGCCGAAGGGGTGcgcccctccctctcctcccctcagCCCGGAGATCTTAAAGATGGCGCTGGGCTTCTCGTTGGTGATGAAGCCGAGCAGCTGCCACACCGGGCCGCCGCTGGCCGGGTCCGGGAAGGAGAAGTAGACGGCGCCGCCGGTACCGGCGGGGAACGGCACCGTGCCCAGCATGAACACCACCACGTGGTTCACGCTCTCGTAGTCCGGCAGGGTGAACACGAACTTGTCCGGAGACACCTGAACCGCGTCGGTCTGCACCAACCGGCCGGCGACCAGACACCCGAACATCTCCGCTGGCAGCGAGCGAGGAAGTGACCGCTTAGCTTTGATCTGTCTAAGAGAAGATAAGATGAGATAAGATAGGAGAAGATAGGAGAAGATAGGATAAGATAGGATAAGATAGGATAGGATAAGATAGGATAGGATAGGAGAAGATAGGAGAAGATAAGATAGGAAAAGATAAGATAGGATAAGATAGGATAGGATAGGAAAAGATAAGATAGGAAAAGATAagatagaataggaaaagataaGATAGGATAAGAtatgataagataagataggatAAGATAggatagaataggaaaagataaGATAGGAAAAGATAAGAtaggataagataagatagactttattaattccacactggggaaattcctgtgctacagcagctcaaaagaaaaaaatgtatacacataATAAGATAACACAAGTACacattaaaggtgccgtaggtaggagtgtgtataaagtatgtgtgtgcattaaaggtcccatgacatggtggtctttggatgcttttatatagaccttagtggtcccctaatactgtatctgaagtctcttttatataggccttagtggtcccctaatactgtatctgaagtctcttttatatagaccttagtggtcccctaatactgtatctgaagtctcttttatatagaccttagtggtcccctaatactgtatctgaagtctcttttatatagaccttagtggtcccctaatactgtatctgaagtctcttttatatagaccttagtggtcccctaatactgtatctgaagtctcttttatataggccttagtggtcccctaatactgtatctgaagtctcttttatatagaccttagtggtcccctaatactgtatctgaagtctcttttatatagaccttagtggtcccctaatactgtatctggagtctcttttatatagaccttagtggtcccctaatactgtatctgaagtctctttatatagaccttagtggtcccctaatactgtatctgaagtctcttttatatagaccttagtggtcccctaatactgtatctggagtctcttttatatagaccttagtggtcccctaatactgtatctgaagtctctttatatagaccttagtggtcccctaatactgtatctgaagtctcttttatatagaccttagtggtccctaatcagcctggattaaaatacaacatgtgcatattgctgtttatttaagtactgttattatttaaagttgtgaccattatttttttatttataattattcatgtgacagtcattgttactgttatattgctgtatgaagactgctgttcatattgttgttagaagtttgatgaatatattatggcagttgttgagataattagaaaagactgataacatttcaaatgtgttttaaatgaagtctgttactaagggcaacacatacaatgctgtacattactatagttgaccaatgcaccttgaattattttagttgattaattttttttaaattctttaacaataaggatcatgtttgttcctcttccatgtgcattgtatttggcattcttagcacacaatttgtgttgtccggTAAACTgtgactataatttgggaggattgtacaattttaagaacatatcctaattgtacaatcctcccaaatgatagtcttagttctcTGGACCAGTAACTAGTGATGTagactactgtacattcatggaaCCACAGGGAGAGGatacctcaatggtttttgaccttatatattGCTGGGGGATAACTGATGAATACACTCTGtttcattcatgtttacagtgtgcatggaatttatcacttaattatcttcatagtttctagattttagagtccaatttcttcagtgtctttattttctatgtccatatatacgagggagcaaagcatataatatgtagagaaggaaactctgcctctataaaaaataaaaaaatgaaacgcgagaaaaagcgtggcagattatagcggaccgactgaatgatatatctaaaaatatacatttatgaattactgctcttaactgaaagcattcaatgagtcactgtcatttgcaaaaacgaacagttgtacactttgcattaaaagcgagcagtggaagttaatatgacttaggaaatttatattttagcccatgagagacaaggaggaacagagtgaaagagatatttacgcatcacaTTCTAGCGTTGATCTTgattgtaaatttcctgagtaacattatcttctgcttacttttaaggcaaagagtacgactgttaatttgtgaaaatgattagtagcctaatccttgaatggtatgattatgacggtttcagttcagagcagtggtcagttaatgtatatatttaggctacactaCGATTCAGTCGGTCTGTGATGCGTTTGCGCTTGCTTTCTCGCTGTTTTATTACAGCGCcggtgtttcttttctttttatacaaataatgtgtttcacgtcatcatacttccacaagaagctgctgctcactctgtataaagtatgaacaatgcgtattctccattgtggcatcagtaaatctgtgatcgaccttgcggtcttttgaggaaagccgtggacgcgcatctatctgaattacttcagcctggctcgacctagtctctcctcctcagctcctagtctctcctcctcagctcctagtctctcctcctcagcctggctcaacctagtcgctcctcctcagctcctagtctctcctcctcagctcctagtctctcctcctcagcctggctcgacctagtcgctcctcctcagctcctagtctctcctcctcagctcctagtctctcctcctcagcctggctcgacctagtcgctcctcctcagcctgactcgacctagtcgctcctcctcagctcctagtctctcctcctcagctcctagtctctcctcctcagcctggctcgacctagtcgctcctcctcagcctgactcgacctagtcgctcctcctcagctcctagtcgctcctcctcagctcctagtctctcctcctcagcctggctcgacctagtcgctcctcctcagctcctagtctctcctcctcagctcctagtctctcctcctcagcctgactcgacctagtcgctcctcctcagcctgactcgacctagtcgctcctcctcagctcctagtcgctcctcctcagcctgactcggccttcgtgaaacgcaccaagccaggatgcacagattagactaggtcaagcctcgctttaccagttatcctggatttatatattctgcttttgtgaaacaggcccctgcttcatgtagttctactggaacatagggtcagtttcagctaatatgacagaaagttagttttataagtcttacctattgcacctttaagtagacataggagaaaaaatatacataaagtataagaaatagaaaaaatagaattatttataataataatagtaataaaaacaaacatatttacacaataaacacccttatataaacagacagtatataaacacagatatacagatgagtaaggtgtGGATGAATAGATCTTGTTGATGTATATCAATGTttgtacttttaatactttcttCTGATACTGTGCATCATGCtgaaaattttaatttttaaataaaaaggaaaaaaaaagtatattttaaaCTTGTGGAAACTGTAGTTTCCCCTCCTAAAACCTCTGCCTAAATGTGATTTTATATGTTTACATGTAcatcttttttcttaatttttttttatttttttgttttttttttttttttttttt from Perca fluviatilis chromosome 20, GENO_Pfluv_1.0, whole genome shotgun sequence encodes the following:
- the hikeshi gene encoding protein Hikeshi, with protein sequence MFGCLVAGRLVQTDAVQVSPDKFVFTLPDYESVNHVVVFMLGTVPFPAGTGGAVYFSFPDPASGGPVWQLLGFITNEKPSAIFKISGLRGGEGGAHPFGMMAASSLSPSVAQVGVSVEALDQLAQQIPVSSAAVATVDSFLLFTQKMLDSLYNFAASFAVSQAQMAPNPSETFVPSGCLLKWYENFQRRMSQNPNFWKN